The Thalassotalea nanhaiensis genome has a window encoding:
- a CDS encoding SDR family NAD(P)-dependent oxidoreductase yields the protein MKNQFYNKVCLVTGSASGIGKAVTQLLSSRGARVVAVDINITQLQQWVDSSNNNITVKRLNVIEHEDFSQLIKEIITEFGQLDYLFNIAGITVAGEVVNLTIEHWKKVLSVDLDGVVNGSTLAFKQMAKQGGGHIINLASIQGLVPLPMEAPYVTAKFGVVGLSQALRVEGADLGVKVSVVCPGYVKTPIFEKSEMMNLDRDKHLKSLEGFEKSGISPEGCAEVILAGVKKNKAIIPVTTPAKFLWMLSRLSPSFLIKLLTKDLAKSRLNR from the coding sequence ATGAAAAATCAATTTTACAATAAAGTATGTCTGGTTACTGGATCTGCATCTGGCATCGGAAAAGCCGTTACTCAATTACTTTCCAGTCGTGGTGCAAGGGTTGTAGCCGTTGATATTAATATCACTCAATTACAGCAATGGGTCGATTCATCTAATAACAACATAACGGTTAAACGTTTAAATGTTATTGAACACGAGGATTTTTCTCAATTAATCAAAGAGATCATAACTGAGTTTGGTCAGTTAGATTATTTATTCAATATTGCTGGCATTACAGTTGCGGGCGAGGTTGTTAATTTAACTATCGAACATTGGAAAAAGGTTTTGTCGGTAGATTTAGATGGTGTCGTAAATGGATCAACATTAGCGTTTAAACAAATGGCTAAACAGGGGGGGGGTCATATTATCAATCTTGCTTCTATTCAAGGTTTGGTGCCACTACCTATGGAAGCACCATATGTTACTGCAAAATTTGGGGTTGTTGGCTTGTCACAGGCGTTACGTGTTGAAGGTGCTGATTTGGGCGTTAAGGTAAGTGTTGTTTGTCCAGGTTATGTCAAAACCCCAATTTTTGAAAAAAGCGAAATGATGAATTTAGATCGTGATAAGCACCTTAAGTCACTAGAAGGCTTTGAAAAATCAGGAATATCCCCAGAAGGCTGTGCTGAAGTTATTTTAGCTGGTGTTAAAAAGAACAAAGCAATAATCCCAGTAACAACTCCTGCTAAATTTTTATGGATGTTAAGTCGTCTTTCACCAAGTTTTTTAATCAAGTTATTAACCAAAGATTTAGCAAAATCAAGATTAAACAGATAA
- a CDS encoding saccharopine dehydrogenase family protein, translating to MNDNYQVVVYGASGYTGRLVVEFLREYNIPFIAAGRNCSRIEEAMKTIPGIENADYKIVEVEHTVEALTALLKGKKVVCNTVGPFSRFGEETIQAALNSGCHYLDTTGEQNWMLEMEAKFHDKFEQAGLVCAPATAYMFSVSDIAARVCLETPGIDSLDVRVFTFGTPTVGSTQSVFDMCRNPSFKIVDHQLQQYEKTFVRQELALPYSGDIVMGNQWGGGSHVVYFKNDGRVRNCNMVLAMGNQNIWKGCEELEVAYNVQLQWLNDEQLFPVLDHLAGQMQSTMPPRENRHKNRFIDWCVGRGNNKSVRCEISGNNAYQITGLLQAYAAMRLIKDKPSKAGFRSINEVLGHRDVFGAIQAYGYATMKEQQETH from the coding sequence ATGAATGATAATTATCAAGTTGTCGTCTATGGCGCGAGTGGCTATACCGGACGTTTAGTTGTTGAGTTTTTAAGGGAATATAACATTCCTTTTATTGCTGCTGGTAGGAATTGTAGCCGCATCGAAGAAGCAATGAAAACAATTCCCGGAATTGAAAATGCCGACTACAAAATAGTAGAGGTTGAGCATACCGTTGAAGCTTTAACTGCGCTATTAAAGGGCAAAAAGGTCGTTTGTAACACGGTAGGCCCTTTCTCTCGATTTGGTGAAGAAACCATCCAAGCAGCATTAAATAGCGGTTGTCATTATTTAGATACAACGGGTGAGCAAAATTGGATGTTGGAAATGGAAGCAAAATTCCATGATAAATTTGAGCAGGCTGGTTTAGTCTGTGCACCTGCAACGGCATATATGTTTAGTGTGAGTGATATTGCAGCTCGTGTTTGTTTAGAAACTCCAGGTATTGATAGCCTTGATGTTAGAGTTTTTACTTTTGGTACACCTACTGTTGGTTCTACCCAATCAGTGTTTGATATGTGCCGTAACCCGTCATTCAAAATTGTTGACCACCAGTTACAACAGTATGAAAAAACATTTGTTAGGCAAGAGCTGGCACTTCCTTATAGCGGTGACATTGTTATGGGAAACCAATGGGGAGGCGGATCACACGTTGTTTATTTTAAAAATGATGGCCGAGTTCGTAACTGTAATATGGTACTTGCCATGGGTAATCAAAATATCTGGAAAGGTTGCGAAGAACTGGAAGTTGCTTACAACGTACAGCTGCAATGGCTTAATGATGAGCAATTGTTTCCGGTTTTGGACCATTTAGCGGGTCAAATGCAAAGTACTATGCCACCGCGTGAGAATCGACATAAAAATCGATTTATTGATTGGTGTGTCGGTCGAGGTAATAACAAGTCTGTTCGTTGTGAAATTTCTGGCAATAATGCCTATCAAATCACCGGTTTATTACAAGCTTATGCTGCTATGCGCCTTATTAAAGATAAGCCAAGTAAAGCGGGTTTTCGTTCAATTAATGAAGTATTAGGGCATCGTGACGTATTTGGCGCAATTCAAGCTTATGGGTATGCCACTATGAAAGAACAACAGGAGACACACTAA
- a CDS encoding enoyl-CoA hydratase/isomerase family protein, producing the protein MNFSTFSTKKDDATLTVTLNYGDVNMMSATMVAELFSLVGQLTIDTSTRVVVFESANTDFFVAHFDINDILKLIDGDPTIPVSKSKDLNILQALGLSLNSLPQVTIAKVDGICRGGGFEMMLAMDMCFATEHSKFCFPEVSAGFLPSGGGSTLLPLKVGSARALEIMLTARDFSGAEAGLYNVVNKVFSNSEQLDDYVKSTVAYMSTNSLASIQGVKSVLKQTMSGFKNGLFSGLAQENTVMEQCFSNPKTIQTLRLLADNTGAVEQELELVNTIRTLVN; encoded by the coding sequence ATGAACTTTTCAACATTTTCCACTAAAAAAGATGATGCAACTTTAACCGTTACTCTTAATTACGGAGACGTTAATATGATGTCAGCTACTATGGTTGCAGAGCTTTTTTCTTTAGTTGGACAGCTAACGATCGACACATCAACTAGGGTAGTAGTGTTTGAAAGTGCAAATACAGATTTTTTTGTTGCTCATTTTGACATTAACGACATTTTAAAATTAATTGATGGTGACCCTACAATTCCAGTAAGTAAAAGTAAGGATTTGAATATATTACAAGCCCTTGGTTTATCACTTAATAGTTTGCCGCAGGTCACTATCGCTAAGGTAGATGGCATATGCCGTGGTGGTGGCTTTGAAATGATGCTGGCGATGGACATGTGCTTCGCCACCGAACATTCTAAATTTTGTTTTCCTGAAGTCAGTGCCGGCTTTTTACCATCAGGAGGTGGGTCTACACTCCTTCCTCTTAAAGTTGGAAGTGCTAGAGCATTAGAAATTATGTTAACTGCTAGAGACTTTTCAGGAGCTGAAGCCGGGCTTTACAATGTCGTGAATAAAGTTTTCTCAAATAGCGAGCAATTAGATGACTATGTAAAAAGTACTGTGGCATATATGTCTACTAATAGCTTGGCTTCAATTCAAGGAGTTAAGTCTGTATTAAAACAAACAATGTCAGGTTTTAAAAATGGCTTGTTTTCTGGTTTAGCCCAAGAAAACACAGTAATGGAACAATGTTTTTCAAACCCGAAAACTATACAAACACTGCGTTTACTTGCAGATAATACCGGTGCTGTGGAGCAAGAGTTGGAACTTGTTAATACCATTAGAACTTTAGTGAACTAA
- a CDS encoding acetoacetate decarboxylase family protein — MGKFTVNRFGQSGPAHSPLYQVPLQVKNTTNIIYRYQADPSEIEDILPEGCELRSDGSAVVQVLVQICDHLPMPYIGTYVFPECTFDGKDYCFEYFLMVNSDVAMASGREYWGDSKKICYAEVSFESNEIYSKCQRPKGLSLVETHFRTEVQIPAEEAPEMPPGLCLKMIPNVEGKGFDVHQYVEDDAQFVPSTDAAGRYEIYKGTGSVWMPAETDVWPIHKLKPIKMLDCYLVKGDMDFNPGTILKDFNK; from the coding sequence ATGGGAAAGTTTACAGTAAATCGATTTGGTCAAAGTGGTCCTGCACACAGTCCACTTTACCAGGTTCCCCTACAAGTGAAAAACACCACCAACATAATCTATCGTTACCAAGCTGATCCAAGTGAAATAGAAGATATATTACCGGAGGGCTGTGAGCTTAGATCTGATGGCAGTGCAGTCGTACAGGTACTTGTTCAAATTTGTGATCATTTACCTATGCCTTATATTGGCACTTATGTTTTCCCAGAATGTACCTTTGATGGCAAGGATTATTGCTTTGAATATTTCCTAATGGTTAACAGCGATGTGGCAATGGCATCGGGTAGAGAATATTGGGGAGATTCTAAAAAAATATGTTATGCAGAAGTTAGTTTTGAGAGTAATGAAATTTATAGCAAATGTCAGCGTCCTAAAGGTTTGTCATTGGTTGAAACTCACTTTAGAACTGAGGTACAAATACCTGCCGAAGAAGCGCCAGAAATGCCGCCGGGTTTATGTTTGAAAATGATCCCTAATGTAGAAGGTAAAGGCTTTGATGTACATCAGTACGTAGAAGATGATGCGCAATTTGTACCCTCTACTGATGCTGCAGGTCGGTACGAAATTTATAAAGGTACTGGATCTGTGTGGATGCCTGCTGAAACTGACGTTTGGCCAATACATAAATTAAAGCCGATTAAAATGCTAGACTGCTATCTGGTCAAAGGGGATATGGATTTTAATCCAGGCACTATTTTAAAAGACTTCAATAAGTAA
- a CDS encoding vWA domain-containing protein has protein sequence MPDLLLDFIDILALHQLAGFHFLRPWWLLAIIPMYLFMRFVVKSEDSLSQWQGHMSDAMIYHLAIKEQQKRRLTPKRLFMLFAVIITLVMAGPTWKQQPTPFFTDESVLIIGLDVSASMNTSDLQPSRLLRAKQKINEVLQKRGDAKTALIAFAGSAHVAMPITQDNEMIRHFLDVLDSSIMPASGKIPQSVLPAAEALLAQVKAPSSILLLTDQTNQLAVTGFRNLLTGTPHQLVVWGIGENPDSGLASSAGLSANDLNLLGELADVGNGNMVPFTHNSDDVEMVLRSLNNTLQNVDDNSLPWFDAGYLLLFLLIPLQALWFRKGWTMQW, from the coding sequence GTGCCTGATTTATTGCTCGATTTTATTGATATTCTAGCCTTGCACCAACTTGCCGGCTTTCACTTTTTACGTCCATGGTGGCTATTGGCCATCATTCCTATGTATTTATTTATGCGCTTTGTGGTAAAGAGTGAGGATTCATTGTCGCAATGGCAAGGTCATATGTCAGACGCAATGATTTACCACTTAGCCATCAAAGAACAACAAAAAAGGCGGCTCACTCCCAAAAGGTTATTTATGCTGTTTGCTGTGATCATCACGCTAGTCATGGCAGGACCAACATGGAAACAACAACCTACGCCATTTTTTACTGATGAGTCGGTATTGATTATTGGCTTAGATGTTTCTGCCAGTATGAACACGAGCGATTTGCAACCATCAAGATTACTTCGTGCCAAGCAAAAAATTAATGAGGTATTACAGAAGCGTGGTGATGCTAAAACAGCCCTAATTGCGTTTGCAGGATCTGCTCATGTAGCTATGCCCATTACTCAAGACAACGAAATGATACGCCATTTTCTCGATGTCTTAGATAGCAGCATAATGCCAGCCAGTGGTAAAATACCACAATCCGTATTACCAGCAGCAGAAGCTTTACTGGCGCAGGTCAAAGCACCATCAAGTATTTTGCTGTTAACTGATCAAACCAACCAGTTAGCGGTTACCGGCTTTAGAAACCTATTAACAGGCACTCCCCACCAACTCGTTGTCTGGGGGATTGGTGAAAATCCAGATAGCGGCTTGGCCAGCAGCGCCGGGTTAAGCGCAAATGATTTAAACTTGCTTGGAGAGTTAGCAGATGTAGGCAATGGTAATATGGTACCTTTTACTCATAACTCTGATGATGTAGAAATGGTATTACGTTCACTAAACAATACCTTGCAAAATGTTGATGACAACTCACTACCTTGGTTTGATGCAGGCTACTTATTATTGTTTTTATTGATCCCATTACAAGCTCTTTGGTTTAGAAAAGGATGGACAATGCAATGGTAA
- a CDS encoding vWA domain-containing protein: MIELAYPWLLSLIALPFLVYWLFPTYKEQKDSIQVPYFQRLAALSGEQPKQGAVKLNRRMLQRILLVIGWVALIVAIAKPEWVGEPIEQKKSAREVMFALDLSGSMSEKDFTDEAGNKITRLEAAKNVLNEFASRRQHDRLGLILFADAPYLQAPFTEDTATWQQLLNQTKLGYAGFKTTFGDAIGLAINIFKQDSKKQRVLILLTDGEDTGSAMPPIKAAEIAAENNIKIYTIAVGDPASEGDYKMDIKTLETVASITGGKNFQALNKVELSQAYDTIDELEQELYETSSYRPRTSLHHWTIGIYFVTNLLIAILFLIANLFRRKEAIFISGSSTNTTDDISEVNRA; encoded by the coding sequence ATGATTGAACTCGCCTACCCTTGGTTGCTTAGCCTGATTGCTTTGCCTTTTCTTGTTTATTGGTTGTTCCCAACCTATAAAGAGCAAAAAGATTCGATTCAAGTACCTTATTTTCAACGTTTGGCTGCTTTATCAGGAGAACAACCTAAGCAAGGAGCAGTGAAGCTTAATCGACGCATGCTACAGCGTATTTTATTGGTTATTGGTTGGGTTGCTTTAATAGTAGCTATTGCCAAACCTGAATGGGTTGGAGAGCCTATAGAGCAGAAGAAGTCTGCACGCGAAGTTATGTTTGCCCTTGATTTATCGGGCTCTATGTCTGAAAAAGATTTTACTGATGAAGCGGGGAATAAAATTACCCGTTTAGAAGCCGCCAAAAATGTATTAAATGAGTTTGCCAGCCGACGTCAACATGACCGATTAGGCTTAATCCTTTTTGCTGATGCTCCCTATTTACAAGCGCCATTTACCGAGGATACTGCAACTTGGCAGCAACTACTCAACCAAACTAAATTAGGCTACGCTGGTTTCAAAACAACATTTGGTGATGCTATTGGCTTAGCAATTAATATTTTTAAACAAGACAGTAAAAAGCAACGAGTACTTATTCTCCTAACCGATGGAGAGGATACAGGCTCAGCCATGCCACCAATTAAAGCCGCTGAAATAGCAGCCGAAAATAATATCAAGATTTACACCATCGCTGTTGGTGATCCTGCTAGTGAGGGCGACTATAAAATGGATATTAAAACCCTAGAAACAGTTGCTAGTATTACTGGCGGAAAAAACTTCCAAGCACTCAACAAAGTTGAGTTAAGCCAAGCATACGATACCATTGATGAGCTAGAACAAGAGCTTTATGAAACATCCTCATATCGTCCAAGAACCAGCCTACACCACTGGACAATCGGTATTTATTTTGTCACAAATCTGCTGATTGCCATTTTATTTTTAATCGCTAATTTGTTTAGAAGAAAAGAGGCGATATTTATATCAGGTTCATCAACTAACACAACAGATGATATAAGTGAGGTGAATCGTGCCTGA
- a CDS encoding DUF4381 domain-containing protein has translation MQTQASNSFTPKNGNPMVEEFIEVSRPENISWWPETLGWQILLFLFVLFICYRFYRVFKHYMDNAYRRWANLQLSLLTQSTEDLQKLPILLKKTAIYAYKRESVAELTGLALETWLDQECSQTEFSKTPISGLLNHLAYSPTPELTTMQFNELKQQISQWIKYHQGEL, from the coding sequence ATGCAAACGCAAGCAAGTAACTCGTTTACGCCCAAAAATGGCAACCCCATGGTTGAAGAATTTATAGAAGTATCACGCCCAGAGAATATCAGTTGGTGGCCTGAAACGCTCGGTTGGCAAATATTACTGTTTCTTTTCGTGCTATTTATTTGTTATCGCTTTTACCGTGTATTTAAACATTATATGGATAATGCTTACAGACGCTGGGCAAATTTACAACTAAGCCTATTAACACAAAGCACAGAAGATCTTCAAAAGCTGCCAATTTTACTCAAAAAAACAGCTATATATGCATATAAAAGAGAGAGTGTAGCTGAACTTACTGGTTTGGCTTTGGAGACTTGGTTAGATCAAGAATGTTCACAAACAGAGTTTTCGAAAACGCCTATTTCAGGATTACTTAACCACCTAGCTTATAGCCCAACACCTGAGTTAACAACCATGCAGTTTAATGAGCTTAAACAACAAATTAGTCAGTGGATAAAATATCATCAGGGGGAATTATGA
- a CDS encoding DUF58 domain-containing protein, whose protein sequence is MAKTPEKVDEFDLNIYTNLDVLTRLQFKAHGFSFNPKQPINSILAGKNVSKLRGRGLNFEEMRQYQLGDDIRTMDWKVTMRTGKPHVKVYTEERERNVFLLVDQRQSMFFGSKGKTKSVIAAEIAALVAWRTLEATDRVGGIVFNSQNCLTTLPKRSKHHVLQFLAEVCKQNQALNSGVANTNASVSLENMFEQTMRIVGHDALVIFISDGMGWNDKCAELVKNISQHNDIICCHVTDPLEHQLASMKQMVVSDGAMQIEVSSDKSQLKQDFQKDVKQAIDNFRVTARKYRIPLLPFNTLLPTETQLRKALGLVVE, encoded by the coding sequence ATGGCTAAAACACCAGAAAAAGTAGATGAATTTGATCTTAATATCTATACCAATTTAGATGTACTTACACGGCTACAATTTAAAGCCCATGGCTTTTCATTTAACCCCAAGCAGCCAATTAACAGTATTTTGGCAGGTAAAAATGTATCTAAATTGAGAGGTCGCGGTTTAAATTTTGAAGAAATGCGCCAGTACCAGTTGGGTGACGATATACGCACCATGGACTGGAAAGTTACTATGCGAACTGGCAAACCACACGTAAAAGTATATACAGAGGAACGCGAACGCAACGTGTTTTTGTTGGTCGACCAACGACAATCTATGTTCTTTGGTAGCAAAGGCAAAACAAAATCTGTTATCGCAGCCGAAATCGCCGCCCTGGTTGCTTGGCGTACGCTAGAAGCTACGGACCGAGTCGGAGGTATTGTTTTTAATAGCCAAAACTGTCTGACCACTCTTCCCAAACGCAGTAAGCACCATGTATTGCAGTTTTTAGCTGAAGTTTGTAAGCAAAATCAAGCATTAAACAGTGGTGTGGCTAATACTAATGCCAGTGTGTCATTGGAAAACATGTTTGAGCAGACGATGAGAATTGTTGGCCACGATGCTTTAGTTATTTTTATAAGTGATGGTATGGGTTGGAATGATAAATGTGCAGAATTAGTTAAAAACATTAGCCAGCACAACGATATTATTTGCTGTCATGTTACCGATCCACTAGAACATCAGTTAGCGAGTATGAAGCAAATGGTGGTCAGTGATGGTGCTATGCAAATAGAAGTTTCCTCTGACAAATCCCAATTGAAACAAGACTTCCAGAAAGATGTTAAGCAAGCAATTGATAACTTTAGAGTAACGGCACGTAAATACCGAATACCGCTTTTACCTTTTAACACCTTACTTCCTACTGAAACTCAGCTTAGGAAGGCGTTAGGTTTAGTTGTTGAATAA
- a CDS encoding AAA family ATPase: MSDTLNTIKQLQVQMEKSVIGQKHMVKTLLISLLTNGNVLLEGLPGTAKTRSIKALAKALSVDLGRVQFTPDLLPSDVTGTEVYQEVEGKPTLTFQQGPIFNNLLLADEINRSPAKVQAALLEAMEERQVTVAGKTHKLPELFMVLATQNPVEQEGTYPLPEAQMDRFLMKINLDYPDKAAEAQIIKLVRGEEKPTQESFQPIDPQCIFDAREQIFDIHCSDSVLDYMVSIIIATREPENYPDSPLSKWIRVGSSPRASLALDKSARAMAWLNNKEFVDPDDIRQVVHAVLRHRLMLSYDALAEGVTPDQVIDEILKQVAVA, from the coding sequence ATGAGCGATACGTTGAATACCATCAAGCAACTACAAGTCCAAATGGAAAAGTCTGTTATTGGCCAAAAGCATATGGTCAAAACCTTATTAATTTCACTTTTAACTAATGGTAACGTGCTGTTAGAAGGCCTTCCTGGAACAGCAAAAACCCGTTCTATCAAAGCATTAGCTAAAGCCTTGTCGGTTGACCTAGGTCGTGTGCAGTTTACACCTGATTTATTACCTTCTGATGTAACGGGCACAGAGGTTTATCAAGAAGTTGAAGGAAAACCAACACTGACGTTTCAACAGGGACCGATATTTAACAACTTGTTGCTAGCAGATGAAATTAATCGTTCTCCGGCAAAAGTACAAGCTGCCCTGCTAGAGGCTATGGAAGAAAGGCAAGTTACCGTTGCTGGTAAAACCCATAAATTACCCGAACTATTTATGGTCCTAGCAACACAAAACCCAGTAGAGCAAGAAGGAACCTATCCTTTACCTGAAGCTCAAATGGATCGTTTTCTCATGAAAATTAACTTGGATTACCCTGATAAGGCTGCTGAAGCCCAAATTATCAAATTGGTTCGTGGCGAAGAAAAGCCAACCCAAGAATCATTTCAACCAATTGACCCACAATGTATTTTTGACGCTCGAGAACAAATCTTTGATATTCATTGCAGTGATTCAGTGCTTGATTACATGGTGTCTATTATTATTGCAACACGTGAGCCAGAGAATTACCCTGATTCACCCTTATCAAAATGGATACGCGTAGGTTCAAGCCCACGTGCAAGTTTGGCATTAGATAAAAGCGCACGTGCAATGGCTTGGCTAAACAATAAGGAGTTTGTCGATCCAGATGATATTCGCCAAGTTGTTCATGCCGTGTTACGTCACAGGTTGATGCTAAGCTATGATGCCCTTGCTGAAGGCGTTACGCCCGACCAAGTAATTGATGAAATATTAAAGCAAGTTGCAGTGGCTTAG
- a CDS encoding LysR family transcriptional regulator, giving the protein MESEQILSRIDLNLLIALSVLLKERNVSRAADKLFISQPAMSKTLQRLRDTFDDPMFYRTSDGMMPTEKAQYIGKQLPYIIARLEKLVSSPDFSAALCDKTFSVSIPPLLAHGCILNLYERLAIDAPNVSISEHPPMSNPFQLLESGELDFAVYSTNDVPALFNATYIGNVDLSIYAGPRHSLTLKDKVTLEDCLQYKFVNLIVESRSKMSFSHPVDNLLIKKGVERKIKFASHQLQVLVDILQTTDNLLIGPAKFTSQLNTVTNYVPVFNFGLPERERIKFYLLEHKRTQESAAHAWFKQLLIDSLSNFNR; this is encoded by the coding sequence GTGGAAAGTGAACAAATACTATCCAGAATAGATTTAAATTTACTAATAGCGTTAAGTGTATTGTTAAAAGAGCGCAATGTGAGTAGGGCTGCTGATAAATTGTTTATCAGTCAACCAGCGATGAGCAAAACTTTACAAAGGCTCAGGGACACATTTGACGATCCAATGTTTTATCGAACTAGCGACGGCATGATGCCTACAGAGAAGGCGCAATACATTGGTAAACAATTGCCTTATATTATTGCCAGATTGGAAAAGCTAGTTAGTTCACCTGATTTTAGTGCGGCTTTATGTGATAAAACCTTTTCAGTATCTATTCCACCATTATTAGCTCATGGCTGCATTTTAAATTTATATGAACGTCTCGCTATTGATGCTCCAAATGTCAGCATTAGTGAGCATCCTCCCATGTCTAATCCATTTCAGTTATTGGAGAGTGGAGAATTAGATTTTGCGGTTTATTCAACTAATGATGTGCCTGCATTATTTAATGCGACTTACATAGGAAATGTTGACTTAAGTATCTATGCTGGGCCACGACACTCGTTGACCTTAAAAGATAAGGTTACTTTAGAGGATTGTTTACAATACAAATTTGTAAATTTAATTGTGGAGTCACGCTCAAAGATGAGTTTTTCTCACCCAGTAGATAACTTGCTTATCAAAAAAGGAGTAGAGCGTAAGATTAAGTTTGCAAGTCACCAATTACAAGTGCTAGTTGATATCTTACAAACAACAGATAATTTACTTATAGGCCCAGCAAAATTTACTTCACAACTAAATACTGTTACTAATTATGTTCCTGTTTTTAACTTTGGTTTACCCGAAAGGGAACGGATAAAATTCTATTTACTCGAGCATAAGCGTACACAGGAAAGTGCAGCTCATGCTTGGTTTAAACAATTATTAATAGATAGTTTATCAAACTTTAATCGTTAA
- a CDS encoding AraC family transcriptional regulator, with protein sequence MSPNSQIEKNEKWLLQLLENVGIDCEVLQNKLPKHFESMLTNSAEISIDELEVILSVLEDITSDHHIGIKLAKGTLIKDLGIYGYLLEQSNTIKTFLETSIKYYPILYRPAKLELLPKKSYMSFRYSDSIPTKNSHRHDNEWTLAWFVDQISQKLDFDWKPLKVCFSNPAPTDITPLTEVFGENLFFNQPYNSFDIETKLLLRRYSSVNENLINVIKPIADQIIDKMVIEECFEAKVRILIMKNLSDNMLSSEVIAKELFMSISTLKRRLAKLGLSFRKVKEEVLLYIAKSLLSENKLSINQIGLSLGYSEHSAFNHFFLRKTNHSPSYYRKQAKAKLI encoded by the coding sequence ATGAGCCCTAATTCTCAAATAGAAAAAAATGAAAAGTGGTTACTGCAGTTACTTGAAAATGTAGGTATTGATTGCGAGGTTTTACAAAATAAACTGCCAAAGCATTTCGAGTCTATGCTTACTAACAGTGCTGAAATATCAATTGATGAGTTGGAAGTAATACTGAGCGTATTGGAGGATATAACATCTGATCATCATATAGGCATTAAACTTGCCAAAGGCACTCTTATCAAAGACCTTGGGATTTATGGTTATCTGTTGGAACAGTCAAACACCATAAAGACGTTTTTAGAAACATCGATAAAGTACTACCCAATACTGTATCGACCGGCAAAATTAGAACTGCTACCCAAAAAATCGTATATGAGTTTCAGATATAGCGACTCAATTCCTACGAAGAATTCTCACAGACATGACAACGAGTGGACATTGGCTTGGTTTGTCGATCAAATATCGCAAAAATTAGACTTTGATTGGAAACCACTTAAAGTATGCTTTTCAAATCCAGCACCTACTGATATTACACCGTTAACTGAAGTGTTTGGTGAAAACTTATTTTTCAATCAACCCTATAATAGTTTTGATATAGAAACCAAATTACTGTTACGTCGATATAGCTCTGTAAATGAGAACTTAATCAATGTTATTAAGCCTATTGCAGATCAAATAATAGATAAAATGGTGATAGAAGAATGTTTTGAAGCAAAGGTCAGAATTCTGATCATGAAAAACCTCAGCGATAATATGTTATCCAGCGAAGTTATTGCTAAAGAATTATTTATGTCAATCAGCACATTAAAGCGTAGATTAGCAAAATTAGGCTTAAGCTTTAGAAAAGTTAAAGAAGAAGTTTTGTTATATATTGCAAAATCTCTGCTTTCTGAGAATAAATTATCGATTAATCAAATAGGGTTATCACTAGGTTATTCAGAACACAGTGCCTTTAATCATTTCTTTCTTCGAAAAACAAATCATTCACCTAGCTATTATAGAAAACAAGCTAAAGCGAAATTGATATGA